The bacterium genomic sequence GCGCTCCGCGTCCGTCAGCGTCACCGCTGCGCGTGGTCGTCCTCTCTGCCCCATCGTCTGCCCTCCATTCTACTCTGGGAAGACCGACTCCTGAACACTTCAATTAATTCGAGATGGAACTTCTGAAACAGGACACTAGTCCGGAACCGACAGTTGCGAACGGAAATGCTCAGGCCGGTCGCGAGTCGGACTCGTCGCCGTCGATCTCAGCAGCAAATCCAACCGCGCCGAACGAACCAAACACAACCCGGTTCGACGCGCCCGCCGTGCGCGCCGCGGCCCGAACGGTCCCCGATCGAGGATCGAAGGAGTCGATCACCGCCTTACAGCCGGTGATCGGTGCAATGCGCTGCCAGGCCAACCAGATCATTCCGGCATCGTACGCCGCATCAGCGCCCCATGGCGCGCGCGCACTCAGGCCTCTTTCCGGCGCAGGCCAGTGGCGGCGCCGGCTGCCAGCCGACAGGGTCCGGAGGTCGATCGCGCGTCTCCCAGAGAACGAAATGCCCGGCCCCGTGGACCCGCCGCACGGCCCGGGAGTGACGCAGCCAGGAGAAGTCCGGCGATCCATCCGAAATCAGGTATCGCGGCTGCTTCTCGCGCAGGAAACGCGCCTGCCAGTCCTGCGAATCCAGATCGATCGGCAGCACCATCCCGGCATTCCCGCACCAGAGTGCGACCATCCAGGGATCGGGCGCTGCAACTAGGGCTTGCGGCTCCATGCGGCGACAGAAACCCGCCGCGTGCTCCTCGAAGGTGGCTCCAAACCGTTCGGCCGGCCCGTTTTGCAACCGGCTCACGAGTCCTTGCAGTGAAATCGGGATCGCCTGCAATCCGGGGCCGAGTGTGAACATAGTCAGGACCAGCAGAAGAGGGGCGAAAGGCAGCACCCGACTTGCGACTGACGATTGAAAACGGACTTCGAGACGTTGCAACAACTCGTCCAGAGCCGCTGCGCCGAGCAGGCCCGCCGTCAACACCGGAAAAAGCGCGTGGCGCAAACGATCGAAGCCCGCGTAGAGCAGGATGACGAGCAGGCTGAAACCAAGGAGGGAAAACGCAATCGCACGAATTTCAACCGCGCCGCGCCGGGGTCGCAGCGCGCAGAGCAGCCCCAGCGGCGCACCCCACCCCACCCAGTTGAAGCCCGCATCCAGAAACAATACTTCCATCAGCTGCTCGAAGCGCAGACCCAACTGGGCGCTCACCAGTTCGAAGTTCTCTCCAATGAAGGCGAACCCGCCGGCGAATTCCTTCTGGTATGAAAGAAGATCCTGCGCACTCAGCATCTCGGCCGTCACACCGTAGGCGCTATAGGGCGCCAGCCCTGTTGCCTGGCCAACGATCCAGCGAGTCACCAGAACCAGGAAGCCGAAACCGGTGACGTAGGTCCAGAGATGGCGATGCAGGACGACGTCTCGCAAACGGGTTCGTTCGCTTTCGAAAAACAACTGCAGCCCGTTTGCAACTGCAATCGCGAGAACGAGGGCACCCAGGTTCGGGCGGCTCAACCAGGCGAGCCAGGCAATCGCAGCACACGCGAGTGCGCGCACTAGCGAGCGGCTTGCGCTCGGAGCCGTTGCGATCGCAACCAGGAACGCGGCCGTCGCGACGACCTCCGTCCAGGGGAAACGAACCAGGTACAACCAGGCGGGGGCCAGACCGAAGAGCAGCGCCGCCGCGATTGCGGCCGGCAGACGCATGAAGCGCCTGGCCACCAGTACGACCCCTCCGGTCACCAGGCAGGCGAACGCTCCGTGCAACGCAATCACGCTACTGAGTGTCGCTCCGAGAGCGAAGGGAATCGCGGCCAGCCAGGAAATCATCGGTGCGCGCACCGCCATCGCCGGGAGCGGAGGATTCTCGGGCAGGAAGAAGAACCACTGCACCGGATTGACGAAACCGGCGCCGTTGACCCATTCGTGGGCGATCAGCAGATACTCGATGGCATCCTGCGTGAGCCACCAGCGCGACATGGACACCGGCACGATGAGCAGCGCCATGCCGGCCGCAACGGCGATCGACGACAACCAGATGTTCCGCGAGTCGCTCGGGTTTGTCCCCGCTCCCGCCTCCACTACCTCGACTTCTCCTGCGCCGGCCGAATGCGCGCCCCTGTACGCACGGCCTCATCGGAGACAGCCACCTCGAAGACCGTCGAGCCCACCTGCACACGGTAGAGACCATCGCTTTGAAGCGGACCTTCACTCGACGTGGAGTACGGCACGCGCACGCGGGCCCAGCCATCGTCGCGCGCCATGTTTCTTACGCGATAGGTGAAACGCCGACCGCCTTCATGCTCGAGATCCAGGCTGGCCACGATCCGAGTTCGCGCGGCCGCACGAACTTCGATGAGCGCACCTTCGACGATCTCGAATAACTTGAACGGTGCTTGCGCAGACCCGCTCCCCGTGGGATCGACCAGACCGCGTCCGTTCTTCGGACCCTCCACGATCAAACGAAAGTGAGTCAGTGCCCGATTGGAGTGCGTACGACTGCCGTCTTCGCCGTACAGTCTCACGCCGATGGACTGAGGATCCGCTCCCCGGTGAGAGGAGGCGATCACGAAGCGCAGCCCGAGGCGTTCCGCGCTGGCGAGTGCCTCGGATTCGCGTCGACGTTGAAAGAACTCCACCGCATCGCTGAAGCGTTCGCGCGCCAACAAGTTGCCAAATCCATCGGCCGCCGAAGCGCGTCGGGCGTAGTAGTGCAGCGCATGTCCCAGACCCCAATCCGACAGAACCCCGTACTCGGGTTGTTGCTCGGGATCGAGATACCCCGCAGTTTCCGGGGTGTGTTCTCGTACCGTCTTCAAGAAACGCATGATCGACCCGGAACGGCTACCCAAAACGACGTCACCGCGAAATCCCTGACCTCGGTACGAATCGACGCTCTGCTTCAAGGGCAGGTAGGCCTGGTACAGAGGGGCGCGGAGCAACCAGATCGCCAGCAATGCCACGAACAGCACCGCTCCCTTCTTCGGAATACCGGCACCTTCTGCAACTCCGCGAAACTGGATGAGACCCAGTGCGAAACAGGCGCTACCCGCCGCAGCGAAATCCCACCCGTAGCGAATCTGCCAGATTGCGAGCATCCCAAGCACCCCCGCCCAGGCGGCCAGCGCGATGGCCGGCAGGCGATGCTCCGGGTTGCGCGCAGCAATCAGGGCGGCGAAAGGAGCCAGAGGGATCAAGTAGGCAAAACCACCGTAGTAGTATTCCGGCGGGCGCGTTGCTATGCGCCCGGGCAACGAGAACAGAGGCATGAGTTCCAGAGTGGGCAGTCCACTGTGCTGCACGGAACTCGAGAACATCTCGAGCACGAATCCCAAACCCTGTCGGACCGCGGGCACCGCGAGACCGATGACCGCACCAGTGATGCCAAACGCGAGAATGCGAACCACGCGTTGCGTGGCATTGATCGGCAGGCGCGAAACCTCCAGGCGCCAGAACCCCGCACCGCCGATTGCCGCTCCGAAAAGGGCCAGAACGTGCAGAAACGAGAGGGCCCCGGCAGACAACCGGCCACCGATCGGTACAGGGAGTGCGAGAACGATGGGCATGAGCGCGATCGAGGTAATCCCCGCACTGATCCAGCCTTCCGCCAGGACACTGCGCCGCCCCCCGAGCGCTCCGCAGAGCAGCCAGGTCGCCTCCAGCAGTCCCAGATAGAGAAGCGATCCGTTCCAACTGAGCAGCAGAGCGAGGCGCAGGAATACGAGAGTGAATACGACCCAAGGCCGCGTATTCGAGGACTCCCGGGGTGCGAGCAAGACCATACACGTGGCCAGCAGAGCCGCCCCGAGCAGCGACACGGCACTGTGATGATCTCCGTTCCCGACGCGGCTCACCTGAAACATGATCGGCATCAGCGCGTAGAGAAGACCCGCCAGAAGTCCGGTCGCGTGTGATCTCACCCGTCGGGCAATCGCATACACAGGAATGACGGCCAGCGTGCCGTACAGGGGAGCCATCCAGACCAGAGTTCGCTCGAAAACAGTTTGGGAGGTACCAAAGAGGCGAGCCACCCCCGCCACGATCCAGTCCAGAAGAGGCGGAACCATGACCGGCGCACCGTCGGGGTAGTTGATGTAGGAGTCGTACCAGAGCACCGCTGGAAAATTGACAAAGGAGAAAAGGGCGCGGCGTGCGTGATACATGCCGTCTCCGTAGGCCATGATGACTTCATCGCCGACCAGGACGAACTCCAGGCCTGCTGCGCGGACGACGAAGGCGATCAGCACCACGAACACGATGCCGACGATCTGAAGTGTCCTCGACCCCAACTAGGGTTCCGTTCGAAAATCCGCTTCGAGTCGCTCGACCCGAGTGCGCAGGATGGCTGCCTCCTGGGCCAGATTCTTCAATTGCAGATTCGCGCGCGAAAGCCGCACTGCATAGTTCAGTGAGATTGCGATCAGGAAGACCTCGCCGAGGAAGAACACCGTCGCACTCGGAGTCCAGGCGCCGATCCAGCGCGTGAGCATGCGCAGGGCACCGAAGTTCATACCCAGAAAGGCCATCGAGAAGGCGACGGCCAGCCAGATGGGCGTGTACTCTTCACGCAGCGCACGGCGGCGCACCAGGAACAGGACGACGCTGAGCACGAGAAGTCCGAGAACCGCCGCCACAACGCGACTCGCGCCCGATTCCGGTGCACTCAGGAACAGTTCACGCAGAGCAACGGCGTCGGCAATTTCACTCACTGCGAATCCCTTTCGTCCGTTTCCTCTCGTTCGATGCGCACGGTCGAAGCGCTCCAGGCCGAGAGGAGCATTTTGTACATGTAGTAGATCGGGCGCAGACCCCCATGGAGTTCGGTCGGTCTGAAACCTTCACTCATCTCGGTGGAACGCTCCGTGATGCGAAGACCCATTCGGTGCAGAACGAGCAGTACGTCGACATCGGGATAATCCATCGGATAGAAGTCGCCGACGTAGGCGCGAAGCACCCGGTGGTTCATCGCCTGAAAGCCAGACGTCGGATCCCGTACGTCGAGCCCAGAGAGCCGACCCACGAAACGAAAGAAGTTCCGTCCGAAGCGTCGCAAGATTCCCATGTGGTAGTCCGTCGTTTCAATGAAGCGCGAGCCGATCACCAGATCGCAATCCCCCTTCTCCACTGGCTCCAGGAGCTTGGGAATGCCTCTCGGATCGTGTTGTCCGTCCGAATCCAGCTGTACGAGCAGTCGAACCCCCCTCTGCACGGCGTCTTTGTAGCCGGTCTGCAGTGCGCCGCCGTAACCCAGGTTGAACGGATGGCTCAACACACGAGCCCCAGCGGCGGCCGCCACTCGAGCCGTCGAATCGGTTGACCCGTCATCGACCACGACGAGTTCGTACTCAGGCACCACCTCGCGGATCTGTTCCAGGATCTGCGCCAGATGTGCGGCCTCGTTATAGGCCGGAAGCAGAACGACCGGCCGAACTTCCGGGCTAGGCATTGCGTTCCCAGACGATCGTCAGATAGTGGTTCGAAAAGCCGTGTCGCAGGGTGGTCCAGATACGCTTGAGCAGCGCACCCGGGTGCCGTGCGTAGTACGCGGGTAGATTGGGACGCAGGCGAGACAGGCGCGCATCTGCCTCACTACCGAACGAGAACACGTCCGTGAAACGGACCGTCTGGACCTGGCGAAAAGCCTCCAGTTCGCGCAAGCCATACGGTGCGACCAGACGCCGGAACGAAGCCTCGGTGAAATCGCTGAGGTGATAGGCATTCACATCGACTGAAGGCGTCGTGGGTACCGAGGCAATCAGGCGCCCGCCAGGCCTCAACAGTTTGACCGCATTGGCCACGAAGGCGACCGGATCGGGCAGATGCTCGACCGTTTCGAGCGAAACGATCGTGTCAAAACCTTCGGGATCGGCAAACTGCATGGCGTCGCCCTGGCGATAGCTCACACGCTCACTCGCATAGCGCTGATTCGCCGCATCGATCGCC encodes the following:
- a CDS encoding methyltransferase domain-containing protein; protein product: MASDADTLERIHPDRLESGDEAARDVLRVHLDRYEFAARQIRPGRLLDMACGVGYGTHLLADRASQVEEALGVDLAQEAIDAANQRYASERVSYRQGDAMQFADPEGFDTIVSLETVEHLPDPVAFVANAVKLLRPGGRLIASVPTTPSVDVNAYHLSDFTEASFRRLVAPYGLRELEAFRQVQTVRFTDVFSFGSEADARLSRLRPNLPAYYARHPGALLKRIWTTLRHGFSNHYLTIVWERNA
- a CDS encoding glycosyltransferase family 2 protein, producing MPSPEVRPVVLLPAYNEAAHLAQILEQIREVVPEYELVVVDDGSTDSTARVAAAAGARVLSHPFNLGYGGALQTGYKDAVQRGVRLLVQLDSDGQHDPRGIPKLLEPVEKGDCDLVIGSRFIETTDYHMGILRRFGRNFFRFVGRLSGLDVRDPTSGFQAMNHRVLRAYVGDFYPMDYPDVDVLLVLHRMGLRITERSTEMSEGFRPTELHGGLRPIYYMYKMLLSAWSASTVRIEREETDERDSQ
- a CDS encoding DUF2304 domain-containing protein, with product MSEIADAVALRELFLSAPESGASRVVAAVLGLLVLSVVLFLVRRRALREEYTPIWLAVAFSMAFLGMNFGALRMLTRWIGAWTPSATVFFLGEVFLIAISLNYAVRLSRANLQLKNLAQEAAILRTRVERLEADFRTEP